From the Micromonospora lupini genome, one window contains:
- a CDS encoding 2-hydroxychromene-2-carboxylate isomerase translates to MAAKQPRLYFSFRSPYSWLAVERLTRALGRPQETLEFIPYWDPDARTEAALTARGGTFHYVQMSKPKHLYLLQDAKRQAQRLGLAMRWPIDIDPWWEVPHLGWLAAREQGAGEAFYREVIAARWQRGEDVCTPRVISEVAERAGVDPAVVLGAVDDETVRAAGAHCLLRAYEEDIFGIPYLRLGPHRFWGVDRVDDFLAAYAQRTGTPVAPPAVPAGVGGYDTDTGGGCG, encoded by the coding sequence ATGGCCGCCAAGCAGCCCCGGCTGTACTTCTCCTTCCGCAGCCCGTACAGCTGGCTGGCCGTGGAGCGGCTGACCCGGGCGCTGGGCCGGCCGCAGGAGACGCTTGAGTTCATCCCCTACTGGGATCCGGACGCGCGGACCGAGGCGGCGTTGACAGCCCGCGGCGGCACCTTCCACTACGTGCAGATGAGCAAGCCAAAGCACCTGTACCTGCTCCAGGACGCCAAGCGCCAGGCCCAGCGGCTGGGCCTGGCGATGCGCTGGCCGATCGACATCGACCCCTGGTGGGAGGTCCCGCACCTGGGCTGGCTGGCCGCCCGGGAACAGGGCGCGGGGGAGGCGTTCTACCGGGAGGTGATCGCCGCCCGCTGGCAGCGCGGCGAGGACGTGTGCACCCCGCGGGTGATCTCCGAGGTGGCCGAGCGGGCCGGGGTGGACCCGGCGGTGGTGCTCGGCGCGGTGGACGACGAGACGGTCCGGGCCGCCGGGGCGCACTGCCTGCTGCGGGCGTACGAGGAGGACATCTTCGGCATCCCCTACCTGCGGCTGGGCCCGCACCGGTTCTGGGGCGTGGACCGGGTCGACGACTTCCTCGCCGCGTACGCCCAACGGACCGGCACGCCCGTCGCGCCCCCGGCGGTGCCGGCGGGCGTGGGCGGGTACGACACCGACACCGGAGGCGGCTGTGGCTGA
- a CDS encoding alpha/beta fold hydrolase: protein MNGTPPPVAVHRLAGPDTGTPTVLLAHGMSDTWRSWRPLAQRLPTGWRLLAAELPWKAGTDHRWRRRGTPGAWLAAAVRALATPPDVVVGHSLGANAVLEMLATEPDVAPRAAMLIAPFYCPPDLSITWAVHERAQANFVQIIDEGLRHRLGSRLADLDPETLAAMRDIMVDRIGPVGFTTLFDHFTATAGLPLHAVTVPTMVLTGGRDPGLDGPRVGALRAELPDAHVVVEPDFHHFCHLDRAAEVARHVAGFVEKVCPDPAIRGGTP from the coding sequence ATGAACGGCACGCCACCCCCGGTCGCCGTGCACCGGCTCGCCGGCCCGGACACCGGGACGCCCACCGTGCTGCTCGCGCACGGCATGTCCGACACCTGGCGCAGTTGGCGGCCCCTGGCCCAGCGGCTGCCCACCGGCTGGCGGCTGCTCGCGGCCGAGCTGCCCTGGAAGGCCGGCACCGACCACCGCTGGCGGCGTCGGGGCACCCCCGGCGCCTGGCTCGCCGCCGCCGTCCGCGCCCTGGCCACGCCACCGGACGTCGTGGTCGGCCACTCGCTCGGCGCGAACGCGGTGCTGGAGATGCTCGCCACCGAACCGGACGTCGCGCCGCGCGCGGCGATGCTCATCGCGCCGTTCTACTGCCCGCCCGACCTGTCGATCACCTGGGCCGTGCACGAGCGGGCGCAGGCCAACTTCGTGCAGATCATCGACGAGGGGCTGCGCCACCGTCTCGGCTCCCGCCTGGCCGACCTGGACCCGGAGACCCTGGCCGCGATGCGCGACATCATGGTGGACCGGATCGGACCGGTCGGCTTCACCACGCTGTTCGACCACTTCACCGCGACCGCCGGCCTGCCGCTGCACGCGGTGACCGTGCCGACCATGGTCCTCACCGGTGGCCGCGACCCCGGCCTCGACGGCCCGCGCGTCGGCGCGCTGCGGGCCGAACTGCCCGACGCGCACGTCGTCGTGGAGCCGGACTTCCACCACTTCTGTCATCTCGACCGGGCGGCCGAGGTGGCCCGACACGTCGCGGGCTTCGTCGAGAAGGTCTGCCCCGATCCCGCGATCCGAGGAGGTACGCCGTGA
- a CDS encoding acyl-CoA thioesterase, which translates to MTTAVENASVTLSARPGFEGANIRTWIGFKHFAYLVDEGVLQWFRERGHGPGRLYHEHGVGLSIRDCSLLLPAVLDVDDTATVVATPAANGRFAVRMGVRRDADVTVCRARVRVALVREADVPQATPLPVELAGLAEEPALGEPGPAVGDDPVDSLRAAGAGFVWPWRVPYFYCQYSQRMQHSGYVRLLEEVVDRYLADRGVSVGRMLRERGWIPVVSRARIEVLGDAHLDEQMWVSFTVTDVLKDVTYDARMDCHVVRDGRLVRVATAGILHGYAVSRGPEAGRLATLDEDTVAALTGGQR; encoded by the coding sequence GTGACCACGGCTGTGGAGAACGCATCAGTGACGCTGTCCGCCCGACCCGGGTTCGAGGGCGCGAACATCCGCACCTGGATCGGGTTCAAACACTTCGCGTACCTGGTGGACGAGGGCGTGCTGCAGTGGTTCCGGGAGCGGGGCCACGGCCCCGGCCGGCTCTACCACGAGCACGGGGTGGGGCTGTCGATCCGGGACTGCTCGCTGCTGCTGCCCGCCGTCCTCGACGTCGACGACACCGCGACTGTGGTGGCGACCCCCGCCGCCAACGGACGGTTCGCGGTGCGGATGGGCGTACGCCGCGACGCCGACGTCACCGTGTGCCGGGCCCGGGTGCGGGTGGCCCTGGTGCGGGAGGCGGACGTACCGCAGGCGACGCCGCTGCCGGTGGAGCTGGCGGGCCTCGCGGAGGAGCCGGCCCTCGGCGAGCCTGGGCCGGCGGTGGGCGATGACCCGGTCGACTCGTTGCGCGCCGCCGGCGCGGGCTTCGTGTGGCCGTGGCGGGTGCCCTACTTCTACTGCCAGTACTCGCAGCGGATGCAGCACTCCGGGTACGTCCGGCTGCTGGAGGAGGTGGTGGACCGCTACCTCGCCGACCGGGGCGTGTCGGTGGGCCGGATGCTGCGTGAGCGGGGCTGGATCCCGGTGGTCTCCCGCGCCCGCATCGAGGTGCTCGGCGACGCCCACCTCGACGAGCAGATGTGGGTCAGCTTCACCGTCACCGACGTGCTCAAGGACGTCACGTACGACGCGCGCATGGACTGCCACGTCGTCCGCGACGGCCGCCTGGTCCGAGTGGCGACGGCAGGCATCCTGCACGGGTACGCCGTCAGCCGCGGCCCCGAGGCGGGCCGGCTCGCCACCCTCGACGAGGACACCGTGGCGGCGCTGACCGGCGGGCAGCGGTGA
- a CDS encoding class II aldolase/adducin family protein, producing MAERRNPEQERAHRRRQLVLTLRAFALAGFDEGAGGHVTARDPIDPDTFWINPFGRHFAHVRDDDLLRVDHTGDVVDGAGRINPAGYAIHSAIHKARPDVVAAAHTHSINGRAFSALDRPLAPITQDACAFFEDHEVHDEYGGVVLDGAEGDRIAATLGTGKAVVLRNHGLLTVGGSVAEAAWWFLAMDRCCQVQLLAQAAGDLVVIPADAARAARADIGTAQIARLNFRPVAEHVLAVSPDLTHGTTPRQE from the coding sequence GTGGCTGAGCGACGAAACCCCGAGCAGGAGCGTGCCCACCGCCGTCGGCAGTTGGTCCTCACGCTGCGCGCCTTCGCCCTCGCGGGATTCGATGAGGGCGCGGGTGGCCACGTCACGGCCCGGGATCCGATCGACCCGGACACCTTCTGGATCAACCCGTTCGGCAGGCACTTCGCCCACGTGCGCGACGACGACCTGCTGCGCGTCGACCACACCGGCGACGTGGTCGACGGCGCCGGCCGGATCAACCCCGCCGGGTACGCCATCCACTCGGCCATCCACAAGGCCCGACCGGATGTGGTGGCCGCCGCGCACACCCACTCGATCAACGGTCGGGCGTTCTCGGCGCTCGACCGGCCGCTCGCGCCGATCACCCAGGACGCGTGCGCCTTCTTCGAGGACCACGAGGTCCACGACGAGTACGGCGGCGTCGTCCTCGACGGCGCGGAGGGCGACCGCATCGCGGCGACGCTGGGCACCGGCAAGGCAGTCGTCCTGCGCAACCACGGGCTGCTCACGGTCGGCGGCTCGGTGGCCGAGGCGGCGTGGTGGTTCCTGGCGATGGACCGCTGCTGCCAGGTGCAGTTGCTCGCCCAGGCGGCGGGCGACCTGGTGGTGATCCCCGCCGACGCGGCCCGGGCCGCGCGGGCGGACATCGGCACCGCGCAGATCGCCCGACTGAACTTCCGGCCGGTCGCGGAGCACGTCCTGGCCGTCAGCCCCGACCTCACGCACGGCACGACGCCCAGACAGGAGTGA
- a CDS encoding beta-ketoacyl synthase N-terminal-like domain-containing protein yields the protein MAGRVHAGHLAATPDRTVPPAASRRPGEVTRPGRSAADDPTATDPCRTAGADPDRPVAAVLAAALHLPGLDRRGVDGRGLDGRGVDGRGLDGRGVDGRGVDGPAGVAGAWTADEEPDCPPERAADLLGRKGLLAKEPATRLALCAVHRALGLAPKAPRPSGPADPRTAVVVSSNLGNVATVGDIARRLREGGPREVGPLEAPNASSNVIAGAVAIWFRFGGPNLTVCSGATAGLDAIWLACLLLRAGRADRVVVVGAEPDDPQAQALHSARDGATAGVPLRAGAACLLLGRADAAPHPLALLGPVRAGVPVDGAPRGPLVDEAAVAADHYGAAGVVHTALAVRLVGATPTVTVRCGDAVDGVRELDVRAARR from the coding sequence ATGGCCGGCCGCGTCCACGCCGGACACCTCGCGGCGACACCGGACCGCACCGTGCCGCCGGCCGCGTCCCGCCGTCCGGGCGAGGTGACCCGCCCGGGTCGGTCCGCGGCGGACGACCCGACCGCGACCGATCCGTGTCGCACCGCCGGGGCCGACCCGGATCGCCCGGTGGCAGCCGTCCTCGCGGCGGCACTGCACCTGCCGGGACTCGACAGGCGCGGAGTCGACGGGCGCGGACTCGACGGGCGTGGAGTCGACGGGCGCGGACTCGACGGGCGTGGAGTCGACGGGCGCGGAGTCGACGGGCCGGCCGGTGTCGCCGGGGCGTGGACCGCCGACGAGGAACCCGACTGCCCGCCGGAGCGTGCCGCCGACCTGCTCGGCCGCAAGGGTCTGCTGGCCAAGGAGCCGGCCACCCGGCTCGCCCTCTGCGCCGTGCACCGGGCGCTGGGCCTCGCGCCGAAGGCGCCCCGCCCGAGCGGGCCCGCGGATCCGCGTACCGCAGTGGTGGTCAGCTCCAACCTGGGCAACGTCGCCACCGTCGGCGACATCGCCCGCCGGCTGCGTGAAGGCGGCCCGCGCGAGGTCGGCCCGCTGGAGGCGCCGAACGCGTCAAGCAACGTCATCGCCGGCGCGGTCGCCATCTGGTTCCGCTTCGGCGGACCCAACCTCACCGTCTGCTCCGGGGCCACCGCCGGCCTGGACGCGATCTGGCTCGCCTGCCTGCTGCTACGCGCCGGCCGCGCCGACCGGGTCGTCGTGGTCGGCGCCGAACCGGACGACCCGCAGGCCCAGGCCCTGCACTCCGCCCGGGACGGCGCCACCGCCGGTGTGCCGCTGCGCGCCGGGGCGGCCTGCCTGCTGCTCGGCCGGGCCGACGCCGCGCCGCACCCGTTGGCCCTGCTGGGACCGGTCCGGGCGGGCGTGCCCGTCGACGGCGCACCGCGCGGCCCGCTTGTCGACGAGGCCGCCGTGGCGGCTGACCACTACGGCGCCGCAGGCGTCGTGCACACGGCGCTTGCCGTACGCCTGGTCGGCGCCACCCCGACCGTCACGGTCCGCTGCGGCGATGCCGTCGACGGCGTGCGCGAACTCGACGTCCGGGCGGCGCGGCGATGA
- a CDS encoding cytochrome P450, with the protein MAELLKTMVRDRAGDVALTDERTTRTWAELDRSVDRWIGVLRGAGLDVGDRVAFVLGNRHETFEALLACVHAGLVAVPVNWHLTAPEIAHILADCGARAVLTEAAYAPAVRDAVARTPDGPDLLVTVDGGDGCTAVDDLPAGPPVAALSGGVLLYTSGTSGRPKGVVNPLLKVGAPIDRVAATTEALGGGLGIPTQGQALLVGPWYHSAQLFFAQFPLLRGCGLVLRRGFDPVEVLRVIDDEKITISHLVPTQFIRLLRVDAATRAAFSGASLARIWHGGGPCPPETKRAMIEWWGPVFVEYYAATEAGIVTLADSHTWLARPGTVGRPAPPTEVVVVDDEGRPVPAGQEGRVAVRRPPGRGFHYHNAPEQTEQAHVAPDTFTVGDLGHLDADGYLFLTGRSAELIVTGGVNVYPAEVEAVLSTHPAVQDSVVIGVPDEEFGEQVRAVVQLDPAWQARGVEQVLDAHCRTSLAGFKVPRSYEVVDRIPREPTGKLPRGALRDRYRPASVSPGLLADPASYLSGVPHDEFARRRRDAPVAWVEEVELTRTDQDRSVRSRGRGFWAVTRHAAVSEVSRDAATFSSAAGGAFLADPRTPEDLHRNRQLLINMDAPEHAWVRRLVAGAFTPRAVGRLGELVTRHAEEVVARAVAARDIDVVADLAAELPLLVLTDLLGVPREDRRLLFDWSNNLVGFDDPRYGGGSVQRYRDTFAAAFSYVRELAAQRRAAPTDDLLSLLVHAEADGRGLTDAQLCQLWLLLVIAGNETTRHLISNGVQALLEHPEQRDRLIAEPDLTASAVEELLRWVTPIMQFRRTATRDTVLDGTRIAAGDKVVIYYASANRDPAAFTDPDRLDLARDPNPHLAFGVGPHFCLGAHLARLEMAAFLTAIRPQLARLRLTGPVLRMRTNFMNAVTAMPARFDVAPEGE; encoded by the coding sequence GTGGCCGAGCTGCTGAAGACGATGGTCCGGGACCGGGCCGGCGACGTCGCGCTGACCGACGAGCGGACCACCCGGACGTGGGCGGAGCTGGACCGGTCGGTGGACCGGTGGATCGGTGTGCTGCGCGGGGCCGGCCTGGACGTCGGTGACCGGGTGGCGTTCGTGCTCGGCAACCGGCACGAGACCTTCGAGGCGCTGCTCGCCTGCGTGCACGCGGGACTTGTGGCGGTGCCCGTCAACTGGCACCTCACCGCGCCGGAGATCGCCCACATCCTGGCCGACTGCGGCGCCCGGGCGGTGCTCACCGAGGCGGCGTACGCGCCGGCGGTGCGCGACGCGGTGGCGCGTACACCGGACGGCCCCGACCTGCTGGTGACAGTCGACGGCGGGGACGGGTGCACGGCGGTGGACGACCTGCCGGCGGGCCCGCCCGTCGCGGCGCTCTCCGGTGGTGTGCTGCTCTACACCTCGGGCACCAGCGGACGCCCCAAGGGCGTGGTCAACCCGCTGCTCAAGGTCGGCGCGCCGATCGATCGGGTGGCCGCCACCACCGAGGCGCTCGGCGGGGGGCTGGGCATCCCGACGCAGGGGCAGGCGTTGCTTGTCGGTCCCTGGTACCACTCGGCGCAGTTGTTCTTCGCCCAGTTCCCGCTGCTGCGCGGCTGTGGGCTGGTGCTGCGCCGCGGGTTCGACCCGGTCGAGGTGCTGCGGGTGATCGACGACGAGAAGATCACGATCAGTCATCTGGTGCCGACCCAGTTCATCCGCCTGCTCCGGGTCGACGCGGCGACCCGGGCGGCGTTCTCCGGCGCCAGCCTGGCCCGGATCTGGCACGGCGGGGGCCCCTGTCCGCCGGAGACCAAGCGGGCGATGATCGAATGGTGGGGGCCGGTGTTCGTGGAGTACTACGCCGCGACCGAGGCCGGCATCGTCACCCTCGCCGACTCGCACACCTGGCTGGCCCGGCCGGGCACTGTGGGCCGGCCGGCGCCGCCGACCGAGGTGGTGGTGGTCGACGACGAGGGCCGGCCGGTGCCCGCCGGGCAGGAGGGCCGGGTGGCCGTGCGGCGGCCCCCGGGCCGGGGTTTCCACTACCACAACGCCCCGGAGCAGACCGAGCAGGCGCACGTCGCCCCGGACACCTTCACCGTCGGCGACCTGGGCCACCTGGACGCCGACGGCTACCTGTTCCTCACCGGCCGCTCGGCGGAGCTGATCGTCACCGGCGGCGTCAACGTCTATCCCGCCGAGGTGGAGGCGGTGCTGTCGACGCACCCCGCGGTGCAGGACAGCGTGGTCATCGGTGTGCCGGACGAGGAGTTCGGCGAGCAGGTCCGGGCGGTGGTGCAACTCGACCCGGCGTGGCAGGCCCGGGGCGTCGAGCAGGTCCTCGACGCGCACTGCCGGACCAGCCTGGCAGGCTTCAAGGTGCCGCGCTCGTACGAGGTGGTCGACCGGATCCCCCGCGAGCCCACCGGCAAGCTGCCCCGCGGGGCGTTGCGGGACCGCTACCGGCCGGCCTCGGTGTCGCCGGGTCTGCTCGCCGACCCGGCGAGCTACCTGAGCGGCGTGCCGCACGACGAGTTCGCCCGTCGCCGGCGGGACGCGCCGGTGGCGTGGGTCGAGGAGGTCGAGCTGACCCGTACCGACCAGGACCGTTCGGTGCGGTCCCGGGGCCGGGGTTTTTGGGCCGTCACCCGCCACGCCGCGGTGTCCGAGGTGTCCCGTGACGCGGCGACGTTCTCGTCGGCGGCCGGCGGGGCGTTCCTCGCCGACCCCCGGACACCTGAGGATCTGCACCGCAACCGGCAGCTTCTGATCAACATGGACGCCCCGGAGCACGCCTGGGTGCGGCGGCTGGTGGCGGGGGCGTTCACGCCCCGCGCGGTGGGCCGGCTGGGCGAGCTGGTGACCCGGCACGCCGAGGAGGTGGTCGCCCGGGCGGTGGCCGCGCGCGACATCGACGTGGTGGCGGACCTCGCGGCCGAGCTGCCGCTGCTCGTCCTCACCGACCTGCTCGGCGTGCCACGGGAGGACCGCCGGTTGCTGTTCGACTGGAGCAACAACCTGGTCGGGTTCGACGATCCCCGCTACGGCGGCGGCAGCGTGCAGCGCTACCGGGACACCTTCGCGGCGGCGTTCTCCTACGTCCGGGAGCTGGCGGCCCAGCGACGGGCCGCGCCCACCGACGACCTGCTCAGCCTCCTCGTGCACGCCGAGGCCGACGGTCGGGGCCTGACCGACGCGCAGCTGTGCCAGTTGTGGCTGCTGCTTGTCATCGCCGGCAACGAGACCACCCGGCACCTGATCTCCAACGGGGTGCAGGCGTTGCTGGAGCACCCCGAGCAGCGGGACCGGCTGATCGCCGAGCCCGACCTGACCGCGAGCGCGGTCGAGGAGCTGCTGCGCTGGGTCACGCCGATCATGCAGTTCCGGCGTACCGCCACCCGCGACACAGTCCTCGACGGCACCCGCATCGCCGCCGGGGACAAGGTCGTCATCTACTACGCCTCGGCCAACCGGGACCCGGCCGCGTTCACCGACCCCGATCGGCTGGACCTCGCCCGCGATCCGAACCCGCACCTGGCGTTCGGTGTCGGCCCGCACTTCTGCCTGGGCGCGCACCTGGCCCGGCTGGAGATGGCGGCCTTCCTCACCGCGATCCGTCCGCAGCTGGCCCGGCTCCGACTGACCGGGCCGGTACTCCGGATGCGGACCAACTTCATGAACGCCGTCACCGCGATGCCCGCGCGCTTCGACGTCGCGCCGGAAGGGGAGTGA